In Nostoc sp. CENA543, a single genomic region encodes these proteins:
- a CDS encoding creatininase family protein — protein MLLHLSTWPEVESYLQTSTGIIFPIGSTEQHGPTGLIGTDAICAEAIARGVGEVTGAMVAPTINVGMALHHTAFPGSMSLRPSTLIQVIRDYVTCLAKAGFTKFYFINGHGGNIATLKAAFSETYAHLEDLQIKNAQNVQCQIANWFMCSSVYKLAKELYGDQEGSHATPSEVAVTQYVYPEAIKQAYLDPNVASGHKIYSATDFRLRYPDGRMGSNPALATPEHGKQFYDLAVQELSQGYLEFVKVE, from the coding sequence ATGCTATTACATCTAAGCACATGGCCAGAAGTGGAAAGTTATTTGCAAACTTCCACAGGGATTATTTTTCCTATTGGTTCTACAGAACAACATGGCCCCACTGGTTTAATAGGAACTGATGCGATTTGTGCAGAAGCGATCGCCCGTGGTGTGGGTGAAGTGACAGGTGCGATGGTTGCCCCTACAATCAATGTAGGGATGGCATTACATCATACTGCTTTTCCTGGTTCTATGAGTCTGCGTCCCAGCACCTTAATTCAAGTGATCCGCGACTATGTAACTTGTCTTGCTAAAGCAGGTTTTACTAAGTTCTACTTTATCAACGGACACGGCGGAAATATCGCCACCCTCAAAGCTGCATTTTCAGAAACCTACGCACATTTAGAAGACTTGCAAATTAAAAATGCTCAAAATGTGCAATGTCAAATTGCTAATTGGTTTATGTGCAGTTCCGTATATAAACTAGCCAAAGAATTATATGGGGATCAAGAAGGTTCTCATGCAACTCCCAGTGAAGTAGCTGTTACCCAATACGTCTATCCAGAAGCGATTAAACAAGCATATTTAGACCCAAATGTAGCCTCTGGACATAAAATTTATAGTGCCACAGATTTTAGATTACGTTACCCAGATGGGCGTATGGGTTCTAATCCCGCCTTAGCTACACCAGAACATGGTAAACAATTTTATGACTTAGCTGTGCAAGAACTTAGTCAAGGGTATTTAGAGTTTGTCAAAGTGGAGTGA
- a CDS encoding cupin domain-containing protein, with protein MEIKIEHQPSQETLENLGVFQWGIWQKEISKFPWTYDTQETCYFLEGDVIVTPDGGKPVQMGKGDLVTFPAGMSCTWEIKSAVKKHYSFD; from the coding sequence CATCAACCAAGTCAAGAAACACTAGAGAATTTAGGTGTGTTCCAATGGGGAATTTGGCAAAAAGAAATCTCTAAATTTCCTTGGACTTATGATACTCAAGAAACTTGTTATTTTTTAGAAGGTGATGTAATTGTTACGCCGGATGGCGGTAAACCAGTACAGATGGGTAAAGGGGATTTAGTGACCTTCCCGGCTGGAATGTCCTGTACATGGGAAATTAAAAGCGCAGTCAAAAAACATTATTCTTTTGATTAA